A single window of Crassostrea angulata isolate pt1a10 chromosome 8, ASM2561291v2, whole genome shotgun sequence DNA harbors:
- the LOC128161743 gene encoding PHD finger protein 24-like translates to MDDDEVSTWHTKVKPKALVVGSMIKYCKDRLKAREEINDFISEMKEDLQKTSKDLSEEKPDAREWYIRKKSCASFLYINHRDVEHLNQISEEEPIACSACKMEFREVETEYPCRVCDSVFHKDCVLEMKDIHPSHIEAVEKANTSVGWSCPACDDLGLLLTEEELHDIIDTFEEEIKPKDGQISPGEFKNFKKKQLGHQLSEEDHEHLDLEFRLADRDGNGIIDWWEFLNYQTKVKLAMRDQRELVDMLTEKEVRVAKLAFSHMDVNKDGKVTELEAKKAFSDYFGQVNMNDRRRCSVIESYARHATARAMALDIKDTGAVTWPEFLNGQAKFIIGVRPNPTQ, encoded by the exons ATGGATGACGATGAAGTTTCAACCTGGCATACCAAAGTCAAGCCAAAAGCCTTAGTTGTGGGCTCTATGATAAAATACTGTAAGGATAGACTGAAGGCGCGAGAGGAAATCAATGATTTTATCAGCGAAATGAAAGAAGACTTGCAGAAGACGTCCAAGGATCTCTCCGAGGAGAAGCCCGATGCGCGAGAATGGTATATCCGGAAGAAGTCTTGCGCAAGCTTCCTGTATATAAACCACAGGGACGTGGAACATTTGAATCAGATCAGTGAAGAG GAGCCAATAGCCTGCTCCGCCTGTAAGATGGAGTTCCGGGAGGTGGAGACGGAGTACCCCTGCCGCGTGTGTGACAGTGTGTTCCACAAAGACTGCGTGCTGGAAATGAAGGACATCCATCCGTCCCATATCGAGGCTGTGGAGAAAGCCAACACAAGCGTCGGATGGAGCTGCCCAGCTTGt GACGACTTAGGCTTGCTATTAACAGAAGAAGAACTGCACGACATTATCGACACATTTGAAGAGGAAATCAAACCTAAAG ACGGTCAAATTTCACCAGGCGAATTCAAAAACTTCAAGAAAAAGCAATTGGGCCACCAATTGTCTGAGGAGGACCATGAACACTTGGATCTAGAGTTCCGATTGGCCGACAGGGATGGAAACGGGATCATTGATTGGTGGGAATTCCTAAACTACCAAACGAAAGTGAAACTCGCCATGCGGGATCAG AGGGAGCTCGTAGATATGCTCACAGAGAAGGAGGTGCGGGTGGCCAAGCTCGCCTTTTCCCACATGGACGTCAACAAGGACGGTAAGGTGACGGAGCTAGAGGCCAAGAAGGCGTTCAGTGACTACTTCGGCCAAGTGAATATGAACGACAG AAGAAGATGCAGTGTAATTGAGTCTTATGCGCGCCATGCTACAGCTCGCGCCATGGCCCTCGACATTAAAGACACAGG AGCTGTAACCTGGCCAGAGTTTTTGAACGGACAAGCCAAGTTCATTATTGGAGTCCGCCCAAACCCTACTCAGTGA